A window of the Lolium perenne isolate Kyuss_39 chromosome 7, Kyuss_2.0, whole genome shotgun sequence genome harbors these coding sequences:
- the LOC139833866 gene encoding protein ALP1-like, translating into MSRDLFNRIAGGILEHDYDGYFTQKRSAYGALGLHPLQKMTAAMRMLTYGIAADGADEYIRSAEATNLESCKKFVIKVCEVFGERYLRSPNEQDIARLLAIEEERGFPGMLGSIDCMHWGWKNCPKKWHGMFKGHVNEPTMILEAVASQDLWIWHAYFGLPGSLNDINVLQCSPVFSKLAEGQTPAVNYSINGHQYTMGYYLADGIYPRGAIFVKSIPAPDTRKHKTFAKKKEACRKDVERAFGVLQSRFAIVRGSAKGWKRKEIGDVMKACVIMHNMIVEEERETGRQNCSYEAMGERVTVSRTHAEQLSSFIQMTHHIRNKAEHTQLKLDLIEHVWKKFGNE; encoded by the coding sequence ATGTCCCGTGATTTGTTCAACCGCATAGCTGGTGGTATACTTGAGCATGACTATGATGGTTATTTTACGCAAAAAAGAAGTGCTTATGGAGCTCTTGGGTTACATCCTCTGCAAAAGATGACCGCGGCAATGCGGATGCTAACATATGGAATAGCAGCTGATGGTGCTGATGAGTACATCCGGTCCGCTGAGGCTACTAATTTAGAGTCTTGCAAGAAATTTGTGATCAAAGTTTGTGAAGTATTTGGGGAAAGGTACCTGAGATCTCCAAATGAACAAGACATTGCTAGGTTACTCGCAATAGAGGAGGAAAGAGGATTTCCTGGTATGTTAGggagcatagattgcatgcactggggttggaaaaattgccccaaaaaatgGCATGGCATGTTTAAAGGCCATGTGAACGAGCCAACTATGATCTTGGAAGCAGTTGCATCACAAGATCTTTGGATTTGGCATGCTTATTTTGGTTTACCAGGGTCTCTCAATGATATAAATGTTCTTCAATGTTCTCCTGTTTTTTCAAAGCTAGCCGAAGGTCAAACTCCCGCAGTGAATTATAGCATCAATGGCCATCAGTACACAATGGGGTATTACCTTGCAGATGGTATCTATCCACGGGGGGCAATATTTGTGAAGAGCATACCAGCTCCAGATACAAGAAAGCATAAAACTTTTGCGAAGAAGAAAGAGGcgtgcaggaaagatgtggaacGTGCCTTTGGAGTTCTGCAATCCCGTTTTGCCATTGTTCGTGGATCTGCTAAAGGATGGAAACGTAAAGAAATCGGTGATGTCATGAAAGCTTGTGTCATAATGCATAATATGATAGTTGAAGAGGAGCGAGAAACTGGTCGACAAAACTGCTCTTATGAGGCAATGGGAGAAAGAGTCACAGTCTCTCGTACTCATGCGGAACAACTGAGCTCTTTTATTCAAATGACTCACCATATTAGAAATAAAGCTGAACATACTCAGCTTAAGCTTGATCTAATTGAACATGTGTGGAAAaagtttggaaatgagtga